CGCAGCATTGCGGGCAGAAACGATGCTCTATAGAAAAAGCAAAAGCCGGGACGACCACACGGTCATCCCGGCTTTAAAATTATTCCTGATTATTCCTGCCCGGCCATCTCGGCTGCATTGGCGGGCAGGTCGTTCATGATGAACCAGAACGTAGTGCCCATGCCAATGGCGCTCTGCACACCAAAGCGGAAGCCGTGCTGCTGGAAGATGGCCTTGGTGATGGAAAGGCCCAGACCGGTGCCCTGCTTGCCGGCATCCGAACGGGAGCGGTAGTACCGATCAAAGATATAGGGCAGGTCGTCGGCAGAGATGCCGGGGCCGTGGTCCTCCACCTCTACCCGCACGCCCTCGGTGCAGCGCTGGGCCCGCAGGATGAAGATGCCGTCTTTGCCGATGTGGTGCATGGCGTTGCCCAGCAGGTTATGCAGTGCGCGCTGCATCATGTTGGGGTCTGCGTAAACGGGCAGTTCCTCGTCCGGCAGCTCCAACTGGAGCTGCCAGCCGTTCTGGGCGCAGATGGCATCGTACCGTTCGCTCACCTCGTCGCACAGCTGGCCCATATCAAAGTGCACGCGCTCGCATTTGTCGGCACCGCTGGTCACCTTGCTCAGCTCCATCACGCTGGAGACCAGTGCGGTCAGGCGGTCGGTCTCGTCCACGATAATGTTCATCTGCTCATCGCGGTGGGCCTTGTCGTCGCCGGTAATGTCGCGCACCGTCTCGGCATAGCCCTTGATAAGGGTCAGCGGGGTGCGCAGGTCGTGGGAGACGTTGGCCAGCAGATCGCGCTGCATCTGCGAAGAATGCTGCACCTCGCTTGCCATGTGGTTGAAGTCCCGGGCCAGATCGCCCAGCTCATCGCTGCGGCGGGTATCCACCTGCACGGCATAGTTGCCCATGGCCATCTGGCGGGCAGCGCTGGAAAGCTGGCGCAGCGGCTTTGTGAACCACTCACTGAACAGCCATGCCGCCGTCATGGCAAAGGCAAAGATCAGCGCCGCTGCCATGGGCAGCACGGTGCTCAGCACCCTGCCGGCTTCGGCCACATGCACAAGGCTGGTAGTGACCAGAACGGTGTACTCGCCGCCGGAGGTGTTGCGCCCTACCAGCAGCTGTGCCGAGCCGGAGAGCCGCGGCGGATTCAGGGTCTGCACAAAGCCGCCGGTGGTGCGGCATTTCTTGCGCATGGCCACAGCGGTGGAAACGATCATATCGTTGTTGGCGGAATCCGAGAGCAGCGTTTCGTGCAGGTTGCAGTAGGACTGGTTCTCGATCTTATAGATCGTGCGCATGGTGGTATCGGAAATATCCACACAGAAGCTGTTCAGCGAACCGCTGGCGTACAGCTGAGTGGCAAGCCGGTCAAAAAACGCGGTGTTGACCGTAAGATGGCCAAAAGACCATGCCGAAAGGGCTTCGCCGTTTGCAATAGCCTTGTCCAGCTCGGCGGTGATGCTTTCTGCCTGAGTGGTCAGCTGTTTTTCAATGTGCTTGGTGTACAGCGGTTCCAGCAGCTGGGTGGACAGAAACCACACCAGTGCCAGCAGGAACAGACAGATACAACACAAAAACCACATCAGCTGGCCGCGGATGCCGGGGGAGTGATGGTGCCGCATGAATCCTCCACTCCTTTATCAGCGCGTTGCGTCGGGGTCGAATTTGTAGCCGATGCCCCACACGGTAGCAATGTAGCTGCGGCACTTGCCCAGATGGCCCCGCAGCATTTTGACATGGGTATCCACGGTGCGGTCCTCGCCAAAGTAGTCGTAGTTCCACACCTTCTGCAGGATCTTTTCACGGCTGAGGGCGATGCCCTTGTTGGAAGCAAGGAACACCAGCAGGTCGAACTCCTTGGGGGTCAGGGCCACCTCCTCGCCGGAAACGCGCACCGTGTGGCTGGCCGTGTCGATGGTCAGCTCACCAAAGGTCATGGTGTCGGAGGCAGCGGCGGGCTTGGGCATGGTGCGGTTCAGCACGGCCTTGACGCGGGCTACCAGCTCACGGGGAGAGAAGGGCTTGACAACGTAGTCGTCGGCACCGCTCTCCAGGCCGGCCAGCTTGTCGTATTCCTCGCCGCGGGCGGTCAGGATGATGACCGGCGTGTTGATGTGGCGGGCGCGCATCTCCCGCAGGCAGGTCATACCGTCCATGAACGGCATCATCAGGTCCAGAATGACCAGATCGAAGGCTCCGCCGGAAAGCTGGGTCAGCGCAGCTGTGCCGTCGGCGGCTTCTTCACAGATATAACCGGAATATTGTAAATGTTCACGGATCAGCTCGCGGATGCGCGGCTCATCGTCAACGATCAGGATCTTAGCCATAATACAGACACCTTCCTCAATAATAGACTTCTTGACCAGAATATCATACAGCAAGAATAAAAAAAGCTGTGAAGTTTGCGTGAATGCTTTTCAAAAAAAGTGCCCGCAGCGGCGGGCTGCTTCCAGTACCAGTATACCACAGAAAAACGGCCCTGCACAGCCAGAGTTTGCGGGGCAGACCGCAGGCCCAGCCGGATGGTGGTGCTTTCCGACCTGCACAATTCCGAGTTTGGCGCATATAATAGTGAGCTTGTGGATAAGGTGCGGCGGCGCTGGCCTGCTTTTATCTGCGCATCCCGGTGGGCCATGTGGAAGCCGGACTGCGCACCTACGATCTGGATTCCCCCTATCCGGAGGAGCTCAACCGGCAGGCGGTGGGCGTGCTGGCAAAATACAACTTCGCGCCCACCGAGCAGGCCAAGCAGAACCTGCTGCGGGAGTGGTTCAGCTGGTGGACGGCACCGAGAACATTTCCAGCGTGGCACACTGCATGATTCGACTGCGGTTCGCGGTCAAGGACCTGAACAAGGCCGATCAGGAAGCGCTGAAGAAAATCCCCGGCGTGCTGTCCGTCACCCCAGCGGCATGATGTTCTGCGGTGCAGTGCCCAGAAACGCCGGTGTCTCCGGCGACGCAGCGGTCAGGTTCGTCTTGCTCACCTTCCACCACAGGCGGGTGGTGCCGTCCGGCGCGGTAAAGATCAGGTTCCAGTCAAAGGGATTCTCGCTGGTGGAGTTCAGCTGCACCGGAAGAGCGTTCGGCGCAGCTGGTGCGCAGGGGGCAAAGTCGTGGGCGCGGATGCCCACGGCGGTGCAGGTTTCCGGTACCTCGGCGGCAAGGTGAAGGGGCGCATCCCAGCCGGTCAGGCGCACGGTGTGGGCATCCACGCGGGTACAGGACAGAATGTTCTTGCAGCCGGTCAGCCGTGCGGCGGTGGTGCTCTGCGGGTCTGCAAACACCTCTTTGGTGCCGCCGGTGCGCAGCACCTGCCCGCCATCCATCACGATCATATCCCGGCACAGGCGGTAGGCTTCGTCACGGTTGTGTGTGACCAGCAGCGCCGTGCCGCCAAACCCGGCCAGCAGGCTGCCCACTTCGCCCTCCATTTCCTCGCGCAGGTAGCTGTCCAGCGCACTGAACGGCTCGTCCAGCATCAGAATTTTGGGCCTGCCCACAAGGATGCGTGCCAGCGCGGTGCGCTGCTGCTGTCCGCCGGAAAGCTGGGCCGGGTAGCGCTTGGCAAGGGATTCCAGCCGCATGGCCTGCAGCATTTCGGCGCAGCGGGCCTTACGGGCGGCCTTGTCTTTTTCGGCTTTCAGGCCGCAGAGCACGTTCTGCTCCACGGTCATGTTGGGGAACAATGCGTAGTTCTGGAACAGCAGGCCCACGCCGCGCTGCTGCGGCGGCAGGTCGATGTGCTGGGCGCTGTCAAACAGCACCCGGCCGTCCAGTACGATGCGGCCCGCATCCGGCTTTACGATACCGGCAATGCAGCGCAGGGTCATGCTTTTGCCGCAGCCGGACGCGCCCAGAATGGCCGTGGCGGTGCTGCGCGCGGCAAAGTTGGCGTGAAGGGTAAAGCCATCCAGCTTTTTGGTAATGTTCACTTCAAGACTCATGCGCGGCCACCTGCTTTCTGTTTTTTCTCCAGCAGATTCACGGCCAGCAGCACCACTGCCGAGATCACGATATCCACCAGCACCCAGCGCATGGCACCGGCTTCGTCGTTGGTGCGCCACAGCTGGTACACGGTGGTGGCAATGGTGGCGGTCTTGCCGGGGGTGTAGCCTGCGATCATGCTGGTGGCACCGTACTCGCCCAGCGCGCGGGCAAAGGCCAGCACCGTGCCGGCCAGAATGCCTTGACGGCAGCAGGGCATCCGCACCCGCCAGAAGATCCACACGTCCGACTGGCCCAGCGTTTGCGCCGACCATGCCAGCGTTTCGTCAAAGCTTTCAAACGCGCCGCGCGCCGTGCGGTACATCAGCGGAAAGGCCACCACGATGGATGCAAAGATGGCACTGTACCAGTTCATGACCAGCTTCACGCCGAAATGCTCCATGAAAAAGGCACCCAGCGGCCGCTTTGCGCCGAACAAAAGCAGTAGAAAATAGCCCACCACCGTGGGCGGCAGCACCATGGGCAGGGTGAGCACCACGTCCAGCGCGCCCTTGACAGTGCGCGGCAGCTTGGCAATATAGTAGGCGGCAAAAATGCCAAGGAAGAACACCGCCGCGCAGCTGACGAGGGCGATGCGCAGGCTGTTCCAAAGGGGATACCAGTCCATAAATGATACCTCCGAATAAAAAGGCTTCCCCCGGAGGGGAAGCTCTGAAAAACAACGGATTTACAGTGCGGTGAAGCCCACGCTCTCGAACACGGTCGCGGCGCGGTCGGTCTGCAGATAGGCCAGAAACTCCCTGGCAGCCTCGGCGTTGGGGGCGGCCTTCAGCACGGCGGCAGGGTAGATCACCTGACCGCACATCTCCTTGGTGGCCTCATCCACGGGGGTCAGGCCTGCGCTGTAGGCATCGGTGCAGTACACGACACCGGCATCCACGCTGGCTTCGGTGATCTGGGTGGTGACCTCCTTGACGTTGGAGCCGTAGGTGATGACACCGGCTGCGGCCAGTGCTTCCTCGTCCAGAGCGTAGTAGGCAAGGATCTTCTGGGTGTACTGGCCCACGGGCACATCGCTGTTGCCCATGCAGAACAGAATGTCCCCGGCCTTGAGGTGCTCGGCCAGAGAATCGAAGCTGTCGATGCCCTTATTGCCATTCTCGGGCACGCACAGAACGACCTTGTTCTCCAGCAGGTCCACGCGGGAATCGCTGTCCACGAAGTCCAGTCCTTCGGTGTTCACATCGGCGGAAGCGGTGCTGTCCAGCTGGTTCATCTGCTTCTGACCGGCGGAGATGAACAGGTCGCAGTCCGCGCCTTCCTGGATCTGGGTCTTGAGGGTGCCGGAGGAGTCGAAGTTGAAGCTGAAGGTCACGCCGGGGTTCTCGGCAGAGTAGATCTCGCCGATGGCGGTGAGGGTCTCGGTGAGGGATGCGGCGGCAAACACGATCAGCTCCATGGATCCACCGGCAGCTTCAGAAGAAGCAGCGGCAGAGCCTGCCACGGAAGATGCAGTGCTGGAAGCGGAGGAGCCGCAGGCGGTCAGGGCCGCAGCGGCACCGGCGATACCGGCAGCAGCCAGAAAGCTGCGGCGGGAAATTTTAGTGTTGTTCATGATAAGCGCTCCTGTTTTTAAAATGAATCTTTGCATTTGATACGGTACAGGATGCGGTGCCGCCCACCGGGATACTTTTTTACTTCCGGGCGCATTCGCCGTCCAGCCCGGCGGCAAGGCGGATGCCGTGCGCAAGGCTGGGCAGGATGTACTCGAGGTTTTCTTTTACGGCCTTAGGGCTGCCCGGCAGGTTCACGATCAGGGTCTTGCCGCGCAGCACACTGGCGGCACGGCTCAGCATCCCGCGCGGTGTGATGGTAAGGCTATGGTACCGCATGGCCTCGGCAATGCCGGGCGCGTTGCGTTCGGCTACGCTCAAAGTCACCTCCGGGGTGATATCCCGGGGTGCAAAGCCGGTGCCGCCGGTGGTGAGGATCAGGTTCACCTGACGGGCATCCGCAAGGCGCAGCAGCTGGGTTTTGAGCTGGGCGGCATCGTCCGGCAGAAGCAGCGTTTCTTCCACCTTGTAGCCTGTGGCGGTGAGCATCTCCACAATGAGTGGGCCGCTTTT
Above is a genomic segment from Faecalibacterium taiwanense containing:
- a CDS encoding cell wall metabolism sensor histidine kinase WalK, yielding MRHHHSPGIRGQLMWFLCCICLFLLALVWFLSTQLLEPLYTKHIEKQLTTQAESITAELDKAIANGEALSAWSFGHLTVNTAFFDRLATQLYASGSLNSFCVDISDTTMRTIYKIENQSYCNLHETLLSDSANNDMIVSTAVAMRKKCRTTGGFVQTLNPPRLSGSAQLLVGRNTSGGEYTVLVTTSLVHVAEAGRVLSTVLPMAAALIFAFAMTAAWLFSEWFTKPLRQLSSAARQMAMGNYAVQVDTRRSDELGDLARDFNHMASEVQHSSQMQRDLLANVSHDLRTPLTLIKGYAETVRDITGDDKAHRDEQMNIIVDETDRLTALVSSVMELSKVTSGADKCERVHFDMGQLCDEVSERYDAICAQNGWQLQLELPDEELPVYADPNMMQRALHNLLGNAMHHIGKDGIFILRAQRCTEGVRVEVEDHGPGISADDLPYIFDRYYRSRSDAGKQGTGLGLSITKAIFQQHGFRFGVQSAIGMGTTFWFIMNDLPANAAEMAGQE
- a CDS encoding sulfate/molybdate ABC transporter ATP-binding protein; the encoded protein is MSLEVNITKKLDGFTLHANFAARSTATAILGASGCGKSMTLRCIAGIVKPDAGRIVLDGRVLFDSAQHIDLPPQQRGVGLLFQNYALFPNMTVEQNVLCGLKAEKDKAARKARCAEMLQAMRLESLAKRYPAQLSGGQQQRTALARILVGRPKILMLDEPFSALDSYLREEMEGEVGSLLAGFGGTALLVTHNRDEAYRLCRDMIVMDGGQVLRTGGTKEVFADPQSTTAARLTGCKNILSCTRVDAHTVRLTGWDAPLHLAAEVPETCTAVGIRAHDFAPCAPAAPNALPVQLNSTSENPFDWNLIFTAPDGTTRLWWKVSKTNLTAASPETPAFLGTAPQNIMPLG
- the modA gene encoding molybdate ABC transporter substrate-binding protein, whose translation is MNNTKISRRSFLAAAGIAGAAAALTACGSSASSTASSVAGSAAASSEAAGGSMELIVFAAASLTETLTAIGEIYSAENPGVTFSFNFDSSGTLKTQIQEGADCDLFISAGQKQMNQLDSTASADVNTEGLDFVDSDSRVDLLENKVVLCVPENGNKGIDSFDSLAEHLKAGDILFCMGNSDVPVGQYTQKILAYYALDEEALAAAGVITYGSNVKEVTTQITEASVDAGVVYCTDAYSAGLTPVDEATKEMCGQVIYPAAVLKAAPNAEAAREFLAYLQTDRAATVFESVGFTAL
- the modB gene encoding molybdate ABC transporter permease subunit, yielding MDWYPLWNSLRIALVSCAAVFFLGIFAAYYIAKLPRTVKGALDVVLTLPMVLPPTVVGYFLLLLFGAKRPLGAFFMEHFGVKLVMNWYSAIFASIVVAFPLMYRTARGAFESFDETLAWSAQTLGQSDVWIFWRVRMPCCRQGILAGTVLAFARALGEYGATSMIAGYTPGKTATIATTVYQLWRTNDEAGAMRWVLVDIVISAVVLLAVNLLEKKQKAGGRA
- a CDS encoding response regulator transcription factor, which produces MAKILIVDDEPRIRELIREHLQYSGYICEEAADGTAALTQLSGGAFDLVILDLMMPFMDGMTCLREMRARHINTPVIILTARGEEYDKLAGLESGADDYVVKPFSPRELVARVKAVLNRTMPKPAAASDTMTFGELTIDTASHTVRVSGEEVALTPKEFDLLVFLASNKGIALSREKILQKVWNYDYFGEDRTVDTHVKMLRGHLGKCRSYIATVWGIGYKFDPDATR